The Metabacillus sediminilitoris genome window below encodes:
- a CDS encoding CoA transferase subunit A, translating to MTQSPPKKLMNKVVGIEEALAHIQDGSTVMFGGFGGIGNPPTLIKGMLDKGVKDLTLIGNDTGFPEIGIGRLVSQGRAKKLIVSHIGSNPFAGQLMMEGKMEVEFSPQGTLAERIRAGGVGLGGILTDIGLDSMVEDGKQKVTVNGMDFLLETALTADISIVYAKKADHFGNLIFETSARNTNPLVAMAGRLTIAEVEEIVEVGELNPEMIVTPGIYVDLVIQSKGVDWKWAWE from the coding sequence ATGACACAATCACCTCCAAAGAAATTAATGAACAAAGTAGTCGGCATTGAAGAAGCACTGGCACATATACAAGATGGAAGTACTGTTATGTTTGGAGGATTCGGTGGAATTGGGAATCCGCCAACACTTATTAAAGGGATGCTTGATAAAGGTGTAAAAGATTTAACCTTGATTGGTAATGACACTGGATTTCCTGAAATAGGAATTGGCAGATTGGTGAGTCAAGGAAGGGCAAAAAAACTCATTGTTTCACATATTGGTTCAAACCCTTTTGCAGGCCAACTCATGATGGAAGGGAAAATGGAGGTTGAATTTTCTCCGCAGGGGACGCTTGCTGAACGGATTCGTGCCGGCGGGGTTGGACTCGGTGGTATTTTAACAGATATTGGGCTTGATAGTATGGTCGAAGATGGCAAACAAAAGGTAACCGTAAATGGGATGGATTTTTTGCTTGAAACTGCATTAACTGCTGATATTTCAATTGTTTATGCAAAAAAGGCAGATCATTTCGGTAATTTAATTTTTGAAACGAGTGCCCGCAATACCAATCCGTTAGTAGCAATGGCAGGTCGATTGACGATAGCAGAAGTTGAAGAAATCGTTGAAGTCGGTGAACTGAACCCCGAAATGATTGTAACTCCAGGGATTTATGTCGATCTTGTCATTCAAAGTAAAGGGGTTGATTGGAAATGGGCATGGGAGTAG
- a CDS encoding aspartate aminotransferase family protein yields MKRSLLIKPMMNDFYPTATHGEGIYLYDETGKKYIDGSSGAVTASIGHAVPDIINAMHDQVKKVSFVYRSQFTSEPAEKLAQKLNELIGADEDYWSFFVNSGSEATETAMKIAIQHWQEQGKDRKQKILSRWISYHGITLGALSMSGHVKRRERFVPLLEDYPNVTAPYCYRCSFQQTYPECQLFCANDLETAIKRIGAEHIAAFIAEPIVGAAGGVIVPPPGYYQHIKGICDRHQILFIADEVMTGIGRTGKMFGMNHWGVQPDIMALGKGMSAGYTAIAAALVSEKVMKPIVKGSGSIMSGHTYSANPQSASVALAVLHYIEKHHLIDKVKEKGEYLIEKLQDLAKDMKMIGDVRGLGLMIGVEFVADKKSKRPFQPTEDVTSRVIEKARDKGLLIYPASAGNEGVSGDAVIISPPFTITKQEIDDLVDIFEETILEIQFENC; encoded by the coding sequence GTGAAGCGCTCGTTATTGATTAAACCGATGATGAATGATTTTTATCCAACTGCCACCCATGGTGAAGGGATCTATCTATATGATGAGACAGGGAAAAAATATATAGATGGTTCCTCAGGTGCAGTCACAGCAAGTATTGGTCATGCAGTCCCTGACATTATTAATGCCATGCATGACCAAGTAAAAAAAGTATCCTTCGTTTATCGTTCACAATTTACGTCAGAGCCGGCAGAAAAGCTGGCTCAGAAATTAAATGAGCTAATCGGTGCGGATGAGGATTATTGGTCGTTTTTTGTGAATAGCGGGTCTGAGGCGACGGAAACTGCGATGAAAATCGCCATTCAGCATTGGCAGGAGCAGGGGAAAGATCGCAAACAAAAAATTCTCTCGCGGTGGATCAGTTATCACGGCATCACGCTTGGAGCGTTATCCATGTCTGGGCATGTTAAGCGGCGGGAACGGTTTGTCCCATTGCTTGAAGATTATCCGAATGTTACCGCACCCTACTGTTATCGCTGTTCATTCCAGCAAACATATCCTGAATGCCAATTATTTTGTGCGAACGATTTAGAAACAGCTATTAAAAGAATTGGTGCTGAACATATTGCAGCCTTTATTGCTGAACCAATCGTTGGTGCTGCTGGAGGAGTCATTGTTCCGCCACCCGGCTATTATCAGCATATTAAGGGTATTTGTGATCGCCATCAGATTTTATTTATTGCTGATGAAGTCATGACAGGAATTGGCCGAACAGGCAAAATGTTCGGAATGAATCACTGGGGAGTGCAGCCGGATATTATGGCACTCGGAAAAGGGATGAGCGCAGGCTATACAGCCATTGCAGCTGCACTTGTTAGTGAAAAAGTAATGAAGCCAATCGTAAAAGGCAGTGGATCCATTATGAGTGGTCACACTTATAGTGCCAATCCGCAATCTGCTTCAGTCGCTTTAGCGGTTCTTCACTATATTGAAAAACATCATTTAATCGATAAAGTGAAAGAAAAAGGAGAGTACCTTATTGAGAAGCTTCAAGATTTGGCAAAGGACATGAAAATGATTGGAGATGTTCGGGGACTGGGATTGATGATCGGTGTTGAGTTTGTGGCAGATAAAAAATCAAAACGACCATTTCAGCCTACAGAAGATGTGACAAGTAGAGTCATTGAAAAGGCTAGAGATAAAGGGTTGCTTATCTATCCTGCATCAGCAGGTAATGAAGGGGTTAGCGGGGATGCAGTCATAATATCGCCTCCTTTCACCATTACGAAACAGGAAATTGATGATCTAGTTGATATTTTTGAAGAAACCATTTTGGAGATTCAATTTGAAAATTGCTAG
- a CDS encoding YokU family protein: protein MKCDWCEDPNAIEITCTVYWELPDGTRAIEITDTPGLKCPTCKMEYQTEATIEALEDQLILIDTKKIGKAISFDQLMAQPRLLKRNYFK, encoded by the coding sequence ATGAAATGTGATTGGTGTGAAGATCCAAATGCAATTGAAATCACTTGCACCGTGTATTGGGAACTTCCAGATGGAACACGTGCCATTGAAATAACCGATACACCAGGTCTGAAATGTCCCACCTGCAAAATGGAGTATCAAACAGAAGCAACAATCGAAGCACTAGAAGACCAGCTTATATTAATCGATACGAAAAAGATTGGAAAAGCGATATCATTTGATCAACTTATGGCACAGCCGAGATTGTTAAAGAGGAATTATTTTAAATAG